A window from Citrobacter amalonaticus encodes these proteins:
- a CDS encoding CDP-diacylglycerol diphosphatase, producing MKKTGYGLLAVVVIAAAAGFGYWKLAGNPDALRKIVLEQCLPNQLQHQNPAPCVEVKPDAGYVVFKDRNGPLQYLLMPTYRINGTESPLLVEQYTPNFFWLAWQARDFMSQKYGKDIPDSVVSLAINSRSGRTQNHFHIHISCLRPDVRAQLDANQTKISTRWLPLPGGLRGHEYLARRVTESELAQRSPFMMLAEEVPEARERMGSYALALARQSDDAFVLLATQRNMLAFNRASAEEIQDHDCKLLTQP from the coding sequence ATGGACTACTGGCCGTTGTCGTTATTGCCGCTGCGGCAGGTTTTGGCTACTGGAAGCTGGCCGGAAACCCGGATGCGTTGCGTAAGATTGTGCTTGAGCAATGCCTGCCCAACCAGTTGCAGCATCAAAACCCTGCGCCATGTGTCGAAGTGAAGCCCGATGCTGGATATGTGGTCTTTAAAGATCGCAATGGTCCGCTGCAATATCTGCTGATGCCGACTTATCGCATTAATGGCACCGAGAGTCCGTTGCTGGTAGAACAATACACGCCGAATTTCTTCTGGCTGGCCTGGCAGGCGCGCGATTTCATGAGCCAAAAGTATGGCAAGGATATTCCGGACAGCGTCGTGTCGCTGGCAATCAATTCGCGCAGCGGACGGACGCAAAACCATTTCCACATCCATATTTCCTGCCTTCGTCCTGATGTCAGAGCGCAACTGGACGCTAACCAGACCAAAATCAGCACCCGCTGGTTACCGCTGCCGGGCGGACTGCGCGGGCATGAGTATCTCGCCCGTCGCGTGACAGAAAGCGAACTGGCGCAGCGCAGTCCGTTTATGATGCTGGCCGAAGAGGTGCCGGAAGCGCGTGAGCGAATGGGCAGCTACGCGCTGGCGCTGGCGCGTCAAAGTGATGACGCTTTTGTTCTGTTGGCCACGCAGCGCAACATGCTGGCGTTTAACCGGGCGTCGGCAGAAGAAATTCAGGATCACGACTGTAAGCTCCTGACTCAGCCCTGA